The Mucilaginibacter rubeus genomic interval AGCATTATTTTATAACTTTCACCCCAACAGAACGTAGAAGTTTTTTGATGAAAAGAATCGGTACATTTATATTATTCATTTTATTATCATTAACGGTATACGCGAATGATATTAATGATGTTGCCGCTACCGATACTAATGAGGTTATATCCATAAATGCAAATGCATATAAAAACAGGTTAACTAACCCCGAGCAAACCGTTCAGGATGCTAATAAGGCACTCAAATTATCAACCAAACTCAATTACATTAACGGTATTGCCGAAGCTTATCGTGTTATTGGTATAGGTAAATACTATTTAGATCAGCCCGAAAAAGCTATAGAAAACTACCTTAATTCGCTTTCATATTTTACCCGTAATAATAACCTGAAGGGTGAGGCGAGCGTTTATAATAACATTGGTATCCTATTCAGGGACCATGATTATGAACGCTCTCTTGATTATCTTAATAAAGGGTTGGAGATAGCTCAAAAAATAAATGATGCTAAGCTGCTTGGTTCATTGTACCTGAACATAGGTAACGTTTACACGCGTAAAAATAACCTGTATATGGCGCTTAAGTTTTATGATAAAAGCTTCCCCATATTTCAAAAACGCAAGGACAGTATTAACATGATCCAGTGTTTGCAAAACAGGGGTGTTATTTATTTTAAGCTTAAAGATTATGATAAGGCGCTAAGTTTATTGCTTGAGGCCAACACTGGGGCAAAAGCTGGCGATTTAAATGAATCCGTAGCCAGCGTTGACCTTACGCTTGCAGCGCTTTATATGGCCAAAGGTGATTTTAAAAACGCGGAGAAGATGGTGCAGGAGGGCACTGCCTATACCCAATTGGTAAAAGATCCAAAACTTGATTACGATTATAAATATACTACGTACGAACTGGAGTATAATAAAAAGAATTACGCCCGCGCGGTAAATTTATTGAGAGAAATTTATACCCAGGATAGTACAACCTATAAAACCAACGTATCGGCACAAATGAATTTGGTTGAGGCTAAGCGCAGGCAGGAAGAGCAGCTAAAAGAGAATGAAAGAATTGCCGAACGCCAGGCTTATGACCGGTCGAAGTTTTGGGCTGTAACTGTAGTTGCGGGTTTGTTGCTGGTAGTAATTGGGTTGCTTATAAGCAATGTGAAACGCAAGGCCAAAACCAATGCCCAGCTTACGCTTTTAAATGGTGAAGTATCGCGGCAAAAAGATAACCTTGACCGTATAAATCATCACCTGGAAGAGATTATCGACGAGCGTACCAAAGATCTACAGCTAAAAAACAAAAAGCTTTCGGAACATTCATCTTATCTGTCGCATCAGATCAGGGGACCAATAGCAACACTTCGCGGCTTAATTAACCTCGAAAAAGAAGGCCTGGTTGACCAGGCCGAATGTTTGGATATGATGGATAAGTGTGTATCTGAAATTGATGAAAAGATCATCGAAATGAGCGATATGCTGCATAACCCACCCCGGGTTTAATACGCAAAATGCACAGGTAAATTTGAATGTATCTGTGCTTCAATAAGCCCCAGGTATATACAATACCACGATATCATTTGTAACACCAGCAATTGCCTGTGTTGGTTGTAGCCCTGAGTTTCAAAAGCCAGTGTTTCACTGGCTGATGTTACAAAAAATCTTACCTCTCCTTTGCTTGGTTTAAAACGAGCCTTCAGTAAATCAAAAGCTTTAACTTTTAGTTTGCTTTTGGGATCATGGATGATGCCATCACTCAGGTTTTCGTTTTTTGATATAGAGATAAGATAATTTGACATACGCTTTTTATTTATACCCGTATGCCACAATTATTACTCCAAAACCTTTATAAAGCGCTCATTATCGATAAATTAGCGAATACAATAAAATGAAATTTATTTAAATTTCGTTTTATTAAATAATGTTAACTGGTATTTAATGGAAGCCGTTTGGCTGGATACTAATACGAAGCAAACAATATACACTATCGATAAATTGTAACATTTTCAGCACACAATTACATGGCCACTACGGCCTTGTTACGTAGCTCTTCATAAAGTAATATAACCTTACGTTGTAAATTGGCAATTTCCGATTCGCGGTCTATTAGTTTTTTTTGTGCTACGCTCAAGCTCGAAGGTTTCGTATCAACCTCTTCACTATCGAGGGCAAGCAGGTGTACTACATTCACATCAAAAATATTAGCGATTTGTTCCAGGCGCGATAAGTTAATATCGGTTACACCTGTTTCAATTTTTGAAAATGCCGGAATTGAGATGCCCAAACGGTTGGCCACATCTTCCTGGCTCCATCCATGTTGGTGGCGTAATGTCCGGATGTTTTTACCAACGGATTTGTTTGTCTTCTTTTTTACAGTATCACTCATGTTCAATTAATAATTAAGGGAAAGGACACTGAAGACAATCCAAATGGTATGCCATCATTAAATTACCTTTAAATTAGTGTTATAAAGGCAATTTAATGATGGGGTGTGGAAATGCCTGGGGAAGCAATTCCTCAAAGTAGGGATTTTTAACTCTTGGTTTATGTTTACTGGAGAATGTAAAGCTTCGCGAATTTTAGTAATAATTGCTTTTGACCAATCTCCTTAAAGAATATGGTAGCCTTAATATCGGGCTTATTACCCTCCAGTGAGATCACTTTACCGAAGCCGAAACGTTCGTGCTCAACCTCCATACCTACCTGCAAATTAGAGGTGTCAGAAGGTTTGAAATTGGCTGAAGGTACGTGAGCCTTTGTCAGTATAGAAGTGGTTTTTACAGGCGCGGCAGCAGCCGGCTTAGGGCGTGAAAAGCTGTCGGGTTGTTTGTCGCGGCTCCATGCTTTGCGCTCGTCGTCAAACGGATTACTGGCCGATGATGGTTTTGCGGTGTAGTCAAGCTCAAGGAATTTAGCGTCAATTTCGTCTAAAAAGCGGCTTGGCTCGCAATTAATCAAGGTTCCGAACTTGAAACGCGAAGTAGCATAACTAATGTGCAGCTTACTTTCGGCACGGGTTACGGCTACATAAAACAGGCGGCGCTCCTCTTCCAGATCACTACGTGAGTTAAGCGACATTTGCGACGGGAAAAGATTTTCCTCCAAGCCTACAACATAAACCTGCGGAAATTCAAGACCTTTTGATGAATGGATAGTCATGAGGGATACCGTATCAGCATCCTTGTTTTTATCCTTGTCATCGTTAGTTAATAAAGCTACATCCTGCATGAAAATATCAAGGCCTTTTTCCTCAATATCCTCACGTTCCGAAAACTCTTTAATACCGTTTAAAAGCTCCTGGATATTTTCGTAACGGTTAAGGCCTTCCACCGATTTATCTTCGTAAAGATCCTTCAATAAGCCAGAATGTTGGGCTACATATAAGGCCGATTCATAGGCTGATTTGGTTTTGGCCAGCACCTGGAAACTCTGGATCATGGTAGCAAAATTGGCTACCGCGCCGGAGATTTTACCTTCAAGATATTTACCCGGTTCAACTATTACCTCCCATGGGGTTATGCCGTGCTGATCGGCTGCTACAATGATCTTATCAACCGAAGTATCGCCAATGCCGCGTTTAGGATAGTTAATAACGCGTTTTAAGGCTTCCTCATCATTGGGATTAAAGGTGAGCCTGAAATATGCTATCAGGTCCTTAATTTCCTTACGCTGATAAAATGAAAGCCCTCCGTATATCTTATAGGGGATGCCCAGCTTACGCAAAGCCTCCTCCATAGAGCGTGACTGCGCATTGGTTCGGTAAAGTATAGCAAATGCCGACCATTTAAGCCCGTTCGAGCTACGGTCCTGCATAATAGCTTCAGCTACTATTTTGCCTTCCTCGTTATCGCTGAAGGCACGCATAACCTTGATCTTATCGCCCGATTCTTTTTCGGAGAAAACATTCTTTTTAAGCTGATCTTTATTATTGCGGATGATGCTGTTGGCTACATTTACAATGTTTTGAGTTGAGCGGTAGTTTTGCTCCAGCTTAAATACCTTCAAATCCGGATAATCCTTTTCAAAGTTTAAAATATTCTGAATGTTAGCGCCACGGAAAGCGTAGATACTTTGAGCGTCATCGCCCACAACGCATAAGTTTTCGTTAACGGCAGCCAGCTTTTTAACAATCAGGTACTGCGAAAAGTTGGTATCCTGATACTCATCCACCATCAGGTACTTAAACTTATGTTGGTATTTATTAAGCACATCAGGGTGCAGCTTCAATAACTCGTTGGTTTTGTACAACAAGTCGTCAAAGTCCATAGCTCCTGCGCGGTAGCAGCGGGTGGCATACATCTCGTAGATCTTGCCCATTTGCCCGCGACCGCTTGAAAAGTCATCGGCCTGGATCTGTTCGTTCTTGTTATACTCCTGCCACGAGATCAGGTTATTTTTTGATGCCGAGATGCGGTTGAGTACAAAGTTCACATTGTACAGCTTGTCGTCGAGGTTCATTTCCTTTAAAATGGCCCTTAAAACGCTTTTGCTATCGTCGGTATCGTAAATGGTAAAATTGCTTGGGTAGCCAATTTTTTCGGCTTCAACCCGTAAAATTTTGGCAAACACCGAGTGGAAGGTGCCCATCCAGATATTTTTGGCTTCGGTACCCACCACATGGGTGATACGCTCGCGCATTTCGCGGGCGGCCTTATTGGTAAAGGTAAGCACCAGTATATTAAACGAATCAACACCTTTACGTATCAAATGCGCCACGCGATAGGTAATAACACGTGTTTTACCCGATCCGGCACCGGCAATAATCATTACCGGTCCTTCAGTTTGTTCAACCGCTGCCCTTTGTTCGGGGTTTAATCCCTGTAAATAATCCAAAATCTTTTCCTCTTTCTATGAGGCAGCGAAATTAAGGTTTTGGGCTGAAAGGGGAAAGGATTTCGGATATCGAATTTGAGATTTCGGAATTATTTTGGAAAATTGAAATGATGAGTGTCTGACATAATTTTGCGATCGGACTATGCTCTTAAGCTACTCTTAATTCAAAAACTTATTAATAGTCTTCACCAGCTTATTTACATCAAAAGGCTTAGGGACAAAGGCATCATAACCAAAGTTAACCAGGGCTATGGCCTGTTCATGGTAGGCAGAGATCAGGATTACGGGGATGTGACGGGTATCTTCGTTACTTTTAATCAACTGGCAAATACGACCGCCGTTGAGGCCTGGTAGCATATAGTCGGTTAAAACAAGGTCGGGGTTGTAGTTTTTTACGGCTGCAATAATATCATCGGTACGGTTAAGTCCGGTAACCTCAAAGTCATGGAAAGTGAGCACTGTTTCCAATACCCTTAAAATTTCGGCATCATCTTCAATTATGAGTATATTTTTCGCCATAGATAAATGCTAATTGATGTTTGATTTGCTATTAGCTTCTTAATGACACAAATAAACAAAATGTTTTATAATTAAAAATATTCCTATTGTGTTTAATTTGAGTGGATATGGGAATATATTATTGGTATCGACCTTATTAACAGTACGATATAGCGGTATTGTACCTGTATTTTATCTTTTTGTAAAGATAATTGTTTTGATGTTTATTTCGTTAAAGTGATTGATAATTAGTTAAATGGGGCTGTTTTAATTATAACGGGCAGTATAATTGGCCGTTTTGTATCCGTGAGATGCAACTCATTGAAAGTTAAGGTGTCATTTATGGCATAACCTGATAGATATGATTTGCAAAATGAAAACTAAATTTCGCCCCGGTCGGCTGATGCTTTTGATGTTTTTTATTGTTGTCGCAAACCGAAGCATTGCTCAATCTGCCGATAAATCGGAAGGTGATAATAGTGTTATAATGCCTCGGAATGATGCCGACACACTCGGTAATAATGCGACGGCGTTTATGCCTCCGGCAGATCCTTTAAAAAATGCCGGAATTATTTATGATGAAGATAACGCGGACAATCAAATAAAAAATGGCGCGCTGAAGATCGCTTCAAAAAAATATAGCAAGCTTTATGCCGCCGGTAAACTGGATGAGCTAATGATTGAAAACCGCTTTGGCGAGGTTAAAATAAACACCTGGAACCGTAGCGAGTTTAGTGTAGAAGTACAGGTAAACATTTACGCCGATAAACAAACGGACGCCCAGGGCTTTTTAAACGCCATTAATATAAGTGACAGCAGGAGGGAAGCGCTTGTATCCTTTAAAACTATCATTGGGGATAATGGAATTAATAATGGCAATGTTTTATGGAAAGGAGAAGATAAGCCCCGTATCAAGAAAATCGAGATCAATTACATCGTTTTTATGCCTGTGAAAAACGCGCTCAGCATAATCAATAACTACGGCACAACTATTCTACCCGATTTTGAAGGGAAATTGATGTTGAACAGCCTTTATAGTAACTTGAAGGCAAAAAGATTGATCAACCCGCTCAACTACGTAAAGGTAAACTTTGGCGATGTCGATATTGAAGGCTTTAGCGGTACCAGGCTGGAGGTTTTACACGGCAGTCTTGACCTTAATGAAGGTAGCAATTTCAGCGTAAGCGTTAGCTATGGTCCGGCACGGATAGGGAAGATCTATTCTTCGGCTACTATTGATGCGAGATTTGGCAAGCAATTCAGGATTGAAGACATCGACAAAAACATAAAAACATTGCATGTAAACGCCGCTTACACCAGTGTGCAGGTAGGCCGAATTACCGGGGTAAATGCCAATTGTGATGTGAGTACCTACTACGGAACCTTAAACAACAGCGATCCGCAAATCACGTTAACGAGTGATAAGTCGCCCGATAATCAGGAGAAAAGCTACAAAGGCCGTTTGGGTAAAGGCGATGCGAACCGGAATATTGTAATTAAAACAAACTTCGGCCGGGTTAATTTTGATTAAAGCAAAGACACAAAAAGGCGATGAGCTCAAACACTCATCGCCTTTTTTAATTCTTTCTAATCTCTAATCCCGGAAAATCCGAAATCGAAATTCCCAAATCCGAAATCAAAATCATTCTCCCCTGTAAACGTTGTTTTTCAGGTCAACATCGGGTAGTTGGTGATCCGGGTCAATCTCCATGCTTTTAATGGCCGATGTTGATGGATATTTAAATTTCCACACACCATCACGCTGCCAAATATTTACCGGCAAATGAAGGATTTCCGTTTTGCCGTTAGCCTGAACAATTTTAAGATCAACAGGCATGGCCACTTTTTCGTTATTAGTCAGGGTGATCATCGCGCCATTGGCCGGGTTGCCCTTAATGTATGTTACCGAACTAATAGCCTGGTCAAGCTTCCAGGTGGTAAAGAACCATGATTTCCAAAACCAGTTCAAATCTTCGCCGGTGGCATCATTCATCGCCCTGAACAGGTCATAAGGCAGCGGGTGTTTAAATGCCCAGTTTTTTACATACTCGCGGAAAGCGTAGTCAAAACGTTCGGGGCCAATCACTACATTTCTTAAGATATCTAAACCTAAAGCGGTTTTAGTATAATACTGACCGTAATCATTTAGACCAATAGCCTCAGGAGCGGTCATTAGCGGGTCTTTGCTGTTGCGGTAACCAGCCAGTACATTTTGTGCCGAAGTGCTTCTTTCAATATACTCGCCGTTGTTGAAAGCTTTGGTGGCATACTCGTTAATGAACGTGTTAAAACCTTCATCTTGCCACATGTATTTGCGCTCGTTTGAGCCAACTATCATCGGGAACCAGTTATGGCCAATTTCATGAGTAACGTCGCCCCAAAGGTCGGCTTTTTTAAGGTTGCTCAGGCAGAAGATAGCACCCGGATACTCCATACCCAAAGCCACGCCTGATACGTTCACTGCCGAATTCCATGGATATTCAAAGTATAGGTTTGAATAAATCTCCATGCTGTTTTTCAGGTACTCGGTTGAACGGCCCCAACCATCATTACCCGAACTCTCAACCGGGTAAGCAGACTGTGCAATGCCTTTACGTCCTGAAGGGAAGTTAACCCTTGCGGCATCCCAGATAAACGCATCTGAAGCGCCCCAGGCAATATCACGACTATTTTCCATTTTAAAGTGCCAGGTAAGGGTGCCCTTAAACGGACGTGTTGCGCCTTTGCCAACTTCGGATGCGCTGATGATAGTTACAGTTTTATCGCTGTTGCGGGCTTGCTCCAACCTTTTTAATTGGGTAGGTGTAAGTACTTCTTCAGGGTTTTGCAGATCGCCTGAGCCAACTACAATTTTATTTGCAGGGGCGGTGATGTAGTAATCAAAATCGCCGTATTCACAATAAAACTCGCCTAAGCCCATATAAGGCAGCGTGTTCCATCCTTCCACATCATCATAAACGCACATGCGTGGGTACCATTGGGCAATTTCATAAACATAGCCCTGTTTAAATTTTTTGCGGCCCATACGGTCGGCACCATAAAAAGGGATAGCAAAATCATAATTTACCTTGATTTCTATTTTTTCGCCTTTACCATCCATTGGGGTATTCAGGCGTAGTTGCATGCGGGCATCGGTAATAATCGGCTCAACTTTATAAGTTTCGCCTTTATAAGTAATATCAACAGAAGCAATATGGTAGCCACCTCTGCTAAAACCGCGAACATCAAACCTGTCGCCGGTATATGGCGTAACCGCCGCTCCGCGCGAATCCGGTTTAAAAAGATTTTGATCTAACTGCAGCCACAGGTAATCAAGTTTATCGGGACTGTTATTAGTATAGGTGATTTTAACTTCGCCGGTAATGGTGGTGTCTTTACCTTCGTTAAGCGAAGCTTTAATCTGGTAATCAGCTTTATTTTGCCAGTAAGCCGGCGAAGGTTTGCCGGCAGCAGAGCGTGTGCCACCGCTGGTAACCGGCCAGGTAATAGGGCCAAAAAGGTCCTGATGGTTATATTTAACAGTGTCGGAGTTTTGTGCCGATGCCGTTCGCGTTAACGGCATTAGCGCTACAGCGCATAATAAATAATTCAGTTTTAAACAGTTCATCTTAAATTTTTGACAATAAGGGGGCAAATAAAGGGAAATAATTTGTGAGTTTGGCAATTTAAAGTGTCATAAAGCCTGTGTATTAGTGATTTTAGCACATTAATATGAATCTGGAAAATGTGCCGGATCAGACATGAATAACCACCTCCCCGTAAAACTTTTCTAAATAAATACCATTTAACTTACAGGTGCAATTATATCTGCACCTTTGCAGCAAATACATTTATCATATATGAACCGTTTGGCCAATTCCACATCGCCTTATTTATTGCAGCATGCTAACAACCCGGTTAATTGGTACCCCTGGGGCAAGGAAGCCCTTGACAAGGCCAAAGCCGAAAATAAGCTCATCCTGGTGAGTATTGGATACTCGGCCTGCCACTGGTGCCATGTTATGGAGCATGAGAGTTTTGAAGATGAAGCCGTGGCGGCCGTAATGAACGAGTATTTTGTTTGTATTAAGGTAGATAGGGAAGAGCGCCCCGATGTAGACCAGATTTATATGAGTGCCGTTCAACTGATGAGTGGCCGTGGGGGCTGGCCGTTAAACTGTATCTGCCTGCCCGATCAGCGGCCAATTTATGGTGGTACGTATTTCCGTAAAAACGACTGGACATCGCTGCTCTTTAACCTTGCCGATTTTTATAAGCAAAAGCCTGAAGAAGCCGAAGATTACGCTGTGCGCCTCACCGAGGGAATCCAAAAATATGAGTCGATAGAGTTTGTAGTAGCACAGGCCGATCATACCAAAGATGATTTGCAAACCATAGTCACTAACTGGAAACGTTATTTTGATAAGCGGGAGGGAGGCAGTGGTAATGCGCCCAAATTCCCGATGCCTAATAACTGGCAGGCTTTGATGCGTTATGCTTATTTAATGAAAGATGAGGAAGTTGCCGAACAGGTAAAGCTAACACTGCATAAAATGGCTTTCGGCGGTATTTATGATCATGTTGGCGGTGGCTTCGCACGTTACTCTGTCGACGGGCTTTGGCATGTACCGCATTTTGAAAAAATGCTGTATGATAACGCTCAGCTGATTAGTCTGTACGCAGAGGCCTATACCTGGCAGCCCGATGAATTATACAAACAGATAGTTGACGAGATCATCACGTTCAGTACCCGCGAACTGATATCGCCTGAATATGGTTTCTATTCGGCCCTTGACGCTGATAGCGAAGGCAAGGAGGGTAAGTTTTACATCTTTACTAAAGGTGAAATAGCAGAAATTTTAGGTGATGACACGGAACTGTTCTGTATCTACTACAATATTACCGAAGAAGGTAATTGGGAAGAGGAGGAATCAAATGTATTATTCCGTAAGGATAGCGATGAGGCGTTGGCTGAAAAATTAGGACTTGCTGTTGATGAGCTGCTTGTCAAAATAAACGCCTCAAAACAAAAAGTATTTGAAGCGCGTGCCCAGCGTGTAAGACCGGGCCTGGATAACAAGATCCTGGCATCGTGGAATGGCTTAATGCTTAAAGGACTTGCCGATGCGTACCGCGCTTTTGATAAACCGGCATATCTCGAACTCGCGCTGAATAACGCCGGGTTTGTGTTAGATCAACTGCTTGGCCAAAATGGCAGGCTATCACGGGTTTACAGTGCCACATCGTCGCAGGATAGTCCGGTTGCGTTTTTGGATGATTATGCTAATATTATTGACGGTTTGATAGCATTATACGAAGTGACCTTTAATGAGCATTGGCTGCTTGAAGCGCGTAAACTGGCTAATACGGCCCTGTTGCATTATTATGATGAAACCAAAGGCATATTCTTTTTTACAGCCGATGACGATGAGCAGCTGATTGCCCGCAAATCGGAGATCATGGATGGCGTAATTCCGGCATCCAATTCGGTTATGGCAAGGGTGCTTAAAAAGTTAGGCTTGCTTTTTGATAACGAAGAGTACACTGAGGTTTCGGCGCAGTTGCTGCGCAATGTTATGCCGCAACTATCTAAATATGGCTCTGCCTACTCAAACTGGGTAATGCTGCTGCTTGATGAGGTATTTGGCGTAAATGAAATTGCGATAACCGGCAGTAATGCCGAGGCTTTCAGAAAGGAAATGGAAAATAATTACATCCCCAATAAAATTATGTTGGGTGGTAATACAGGAAGTTTACCTTTGTTGCAGGATAAGTTTGGTACATCAACACAAATTTTCATTTGTAAAGATAAAACCTGCGGATTACCTGCTCATAACCCGGCCGACGCCCTTAATGAAGTTGAAGCCAGATTTTACAACTAAAAACAATTTACAATGAAGATTGCACCACAGCACGTAGTATCATTAACCTACGATTTGTACGTAGACCGCGAAAACACAGGTACCGAAACTTTGGTAGAAAGTACCACTCAGGAACAACCCTTAACCTTTTTATTTGGTGCAGGCCAGATGCTGCCTAAGTTTGAAGAACACCTGAGCACACTTTCAACTGGCGACAGCTATGAGTTTCGCTTATCTCCGGAAGATGCTTACGGCGTATATGATGAAGAAGCAGTAGCAAACCTGCCTAAAGAAATGTTTCAGGGTACCGAAATTCCTGAAATTGGTAGCATTTTGCCTTTACAGGATAACCAAGGCCACCGTTTCCAGGCTATGGTAGTTTCAATTGCCGAAGATGCCGTTATTGTTGACCTTAACCACCCAATGGCTGGCCAGGAACTGCACTTTAAAGGCGATATCCTTAACGTACGCCCGGCAACGCCTGAAGAACTATCTCATGGCCACGCACACGGCCCGGATGGTCATCACGATCACTAATAGCAGGCCCCACCCAACCCTCCCCTAAAGGGAGAGGGCTTTAAATAAAAAAGGTTCATTTTGCATAATGCAAATGAACCTTTTTTGTTTATCCTGCTAATAAAAGTTTCCCCTTTAGGGGAGATTTAGAGGGGGCTTAGTAAAACTCCAGCCCGCCGTCATTCCTGAAAGCGCACTTTATAATAACCCTGGATGATACCGGTTCGCCATTTATTGTCGCTGGTATAAAAATTTTATCGGCAGGGTCGGGTACGTCGATACTCATATTAAATACTTTTTCGAAACTGCCACTAAATACATGCACTTTGAATGAGGCAAGTCGCCCCAGAGGGCTAACCAGTAATTCAACCATTCCAAATGATACATTGGGGTTAAGGTTAAGCAACTCGGGCGGAAGCTTAAACAGATTAAGATAAGGCAGGTATCCAAAAAAACGACCGCCTATTTTAAGTGGTTTGGTAACCCGTGCGGTATCGTTAAGTTTTACATCCACAACATATTGCAGGTTTGAGGTGCTGTCTTCCGGTGCTTCGTAGGTGATTTGGTTGGCCTTATAGTCAAAGTTTTGTACCAGGTGCCCCCGGTTATCGAAAAAGTGCCAAACACCACTTCTTTTATCGTTATCATAGTAACCGCTTGCCAGCGCGTAATTTTTTTGATAAAGGGCCTGGTATAAACCCTGGCGGATGCCTCTGTTGGTTTTTAATACATTAAACCGCTCTACTACCGAGTCGGTAAGGCGATTTTTTACAATAACTGTTTCCGGGGCGTTTTTAGCTGCAACATCTTTGGTTTGTGCAAACGCATAGCCGATATATAATATCGATATAAAAGTTAAAATAAGTTTTCTCAATGCAGGGATATAGATTGTTGTAAATATATAACAGCAGTTAAGTTATCTCCAAAAAAAAGCAGGATACAAATTATCCTCTGCCTCCACGCCGACCACCGCCACCTCCAAAGCCACGTCCGCCTTCACGACCACCTTGCGGGCGACTGCCGGTAAATTTTTGCAGCCTGATAGCAAAACTAAGCATGAAATATCTGCCCAGCCTATTCGTACGGGTATCAATGATCTGGTTGCCTGAGGTAGTACGTGTTACGCCCTTATTCTCATCAAAAATATCAAAAGCCTGGAAACGCAGGGAAGCGATATGCTTTTTTAAAAACTGGTATTCAACGTAGCTGCTTAACAGGGTAGGGTTAGCTTTAACAGTGCTGCTGAAGCCATGATTAATAGTTTGAGTTAAGTTATATCCCAGCACCCAGCTGTAAAAAAAGTAATTGCGGCCATCAAGTCCTAAGGTCCATGTTTGCGCGTTTGTATTTACTGTGGATGGGATACTGTAGCGTGTGGTGTTGATACTGTAATTAGCGCTGATTTCGCTATCCATAATACTGTCAATATCTACCCTGAGTTTGGCTCCCTGGTTAAGCACCCAGTTTTTGCCCTCATTGCGCTGGTTTTCAATAAACGATATGTTATTGTTATAGTTGGCACCTCCGTTTAACGAAAC includes:
- a CDS encoding thioredoxin domain-containing protein; translated protein: MNRLANSTSPYLLQHANNPVNWYPWGKEALDKAKAENKLILVSIGYSACHWCHVMEHESFEDEAVAAVMNEYFVCIKVDREERPDVDQIYMSAVQLMSGRGGWPLNCICLPDQRPIYGGTYFRKNDWTSLLFNLADFYKQKPEEAEDYAVRLTEGIQKYESIEFVVAQADHTKDDLQTIVTNWKRYFDKREGGSGNAPKFPMPNNWQALMRYAYLMKDEEVAEQVKLTLHKMAFGGIYDHVGGGFARYSVDGLWHVPHFEKMLYDNAQLISLYAEAYTWQPDELYKQIVDEIITFSTRELISPEYGFYSALDADSEGKEGKFYIFTKGEIAEILGDDTELFCIYYNITEEGNWEEEESNVLFRKDSDEALAEKLGLAVDELLVKINASKQKVFEARAQRVRPGLDNKILASWNGLMLKGLADAYRAFDKPAYLELALNNAGFVLDQLLGQNGRLSRVYSATSSQDSPVAFLDDYANIIDGLIALYEVTFNEHWLLEARKLANTALLHYYDETKGIFFFTADDDEQLIARKSEIMDGVIPASNSVMARVLKKLGLLFDNEEYTEVSAQLLRNVMPQLSKYGSAYSNWVMLLLDEVFGVNEIAITGSNAEAFRKEMENNYIPNKIMLGGNTGSLPLLQDKFGTSTQIFICKDKTCGLPAHNPADALNEVEARFYN
- a CDS encoding peptidylprolyl isomerase — its product is MKIAPQHVVSLTYDLYVDRENTGTETLVESTTQEQPLTFLFGAGQMLPKFEEHLSTLSTGDSYEFRLSPEDAYGVYDEEAVANLPKEMFQGTEIPEIGSILPLQDNQGHRFQAMVVSIAEDAVIVDLNHPMAGQELHFKGDILNVRPATPEELSHGHAHGPDGHHDH